Proteins encoded together in one Kingella oralis window:
- a CDS encoding restriction endonuclease — protein MTVPSFENLRLYILKHLANGGIWRKAQLVEPIAAHFNLSVEDIAQEYESGNGAILADRISWALSYLALSGLLTRPKRGHYTITDLGKRYVSKSEAEITAYIKQKMAEREQTQKLDNQEITVGAEEVNITPKEQLEASFHAIRQEVYREILDTILSKTSQAFEKLVIDLLQKMGYGGRLEKSAQVTRPSHDGGIDGEIREDVLGLGRIFIQAKRYQTDDTIGRPYIQAFVGALQGQHADKGVFITTARYSAEAIHYAQNLSSTRVVLIDGLQLAEYIYRYDVGMQTEQTFTIKKLDSDFWDEMPDDANKPIK, from the coding sequence ATGACTGTCCCATCTTTTGAAAATCTCCGTTTATATATTCTCAAACATTTAGCCAATGGTGGAATATGGCGCAAAGCCCAATTAGTTGAACCGATTGCAGCACATTTTAATTTGAGTGTCGAAGACATCGCACAAGAATACGAATCAGGCAACGGCGCGATATTGGCTGACCGCATCTCTTGGGCATTGAGCTATCTCGCGTTAAGCGGATTACTCACACGCCCCAAACGCGGTCATTACACGATTACCGATTTAGGCAAAAGATATGTGTCAAAAAGTGAAGCGGAAATTACTGCCTACATCAAACAAAAAATGGCAGAGCGCGAACAAACGCAAAAATTAGATAACCAAGAAATAACCGTTGGCGCAGAAGAAGTAAACATTACTCCCAAAGAACAACTTGAAGCCTCATTCCATGCCATTCGCCAAGAAGTTTACCGCGAAATTTTAGATACCATTTTAAGCAAAACATCGCAGGCTTTTGAAAAGCTAGTCATTGATTTATTGCAAAAAATGGGCTACGGCGGCAGGCTAGAAAAATCCGCCCAAGTAACGCGCCCAAGCCACGATGGTGGCATAGATGGCGAAATCCGCGAAGATGTATTAGGGCTAGGCAGAATTTTTATTCAAGCCAAACGTTATCAAACCGATGACACCATTGGTCGCCCTTACATTCAAGCATTTGTTGGCGCATTACAAGGACAACACGCCGATAAAGGTGTTTTCATTACTACGGCACGATATTCTGCCGAAGCCATTCATTATGCACAAAATCTTTCATCTACCCGAGTGGTCTTAATTGACGGCTTGCAATTAGCTGAATATATCTACCGCTATGATGTTGGTATGCAAACCGAGCAAACCTTTACCATTAAAAAATTAGACAGCGATTTTTGGGACGAAATGCCTGATGATGCAAATAAACCCATTAAATAG
- the aspS gene encoding aspartate--tRNA ligase codes for MRTNYCGLINEAYLDQTVTVKGWVHRRRDHGGVIFIDLRDREGIVQVVIDPDTPEAFALADTARNEFVLSITGRVRNRPEGTTNDKMVSGKIEILAKEIEILNPAATPPFMIDDENISETVRLQNRVIDLRRPVMQRNLRLRYQVAMGVRRYLDAQGFIDIETPMLTRSTPEGARDYLVPSRVHAGEFFALPQSPQLFKQLLMVAGFDRYYQITKCFRDEDLRADRQPEFTQIDLETSFLNENEIMDITEGMVKQIFHDTMNVDLGDFPRMLYSEAMFKYGSDKPDMRVSLAFTELTDVMKTEEFKVFRAAADMPNGRVVALRVPNGAKLSRKDIDEYTKFVGIYGAKGLAYIKVNDVNNLSNGEDSGLQSPIVKFLSEGCLKTIIERTGAQNGDLIFFGADKAKVVNEAIGALRIKVGHEHGAADGYFVDEWKPLWVVDFPMFEYDEEENRYTAMHHPFTSPKAGHEDLMETQPENCLARAYDMVLNGWEIGGGSIRIHRAEVQEKVFAALKITPEEQQNKFGFLLDNLKFGAPPHGGLAFGLDRLVTLMAGAESIRDVIAFPKTQRAQDLLVDAPNSVDEKQLRELSLRLRVKAAESKEA; via the coding sequence ATGCGTACCAACTACTGCGGCTTAATCAACGAAGCCTATCTAGACCAAACCGTAACCGTAAAAGGCTGGGTACACCGCCGCCGCGACCACGGTGGGGTTATTTTTATTGACCTGCGCGACCGCGAAGGCATCGTGCAAGTGGTGATAGACCCCGACACGCCCGAAGCCTTTGCGCTGGCCGATACCGCGCGCAACGAATTTGTATTGAGCATCACAGGGCGCGTGCGCAACCGCCCCGAAGGCACCACCAACGACAAAATGGTGTCAGGCAAAATTGAAATTCTCGCCAAAGAAATTGAGATTTTGAACCCCGCCGCCACGCCCCCCTTTATGATTGACGATGAAAACATCAGCGAAACCGTGCGCCTGCAAAACCGCGTGATTGACCTGCGCCGCCCCGTGATGCAGCGCAATTTGCGCCTGCGCTACCAAGTGGCAATGGGCGTGCGCCGTTACTTGGACGCGCAAGGCTTTATTGACATTGAAACGCCCATGCTCACACGCTCCACCCCCGAAGGCGCGCGCGATTACCTTGTGCCCAGCCGTGTGCATGCGGGCGAATTTTTCGCGCTGCCGCAATCGCCCCAGCTGTTCAAGCAACTGCTGATGGTGGCGGGTTTTGACCGCTATTACCAAATCACCAAATGCTTCCGCGATGAGGATTTACGCGCCGATAGGCAGCCTGAATTTACCCAAATTGACTTGGAAACCTCGTTCCTCAACGAAAACGAAATCATGGACATCACCGAGGGCATGGTGAAACAAATTTTCCACGACACCATGAACGTGGATTTGGGCGATTTCCCGCGTATGCTGTACAGCGAAGCAATGTTTAAATACGGCTCAGACAAGCCCGATATGCGCGTGTCGCTGGCATTCACCGAGCTAACAGACGTGATGAAAACGGAAGAGTTCAAAGTATTCCGCGCCGCTGCCGATATGCCCAACGGTCGCGTGGTTGCCTTGCGCGTGCCCAATGGCGCGAAATTGAGCCGCAAAGACATTGACGAATACACCAAATTTGTCGGCATTTACGGCGCAAAAGGCTTGGCGTACATCAAAGTGAACGATGTGAACAATTTGAGCAATGGCGAAGACAGCGGCTTGCAATCGCCGATTGTGAAATTCCTATCCGAAGGCTGCCTGAAAACCATTATTGAGCGCACAGGCGCGCAAAATGGCGATTTGATTTTCTTCGGCGCAGACAAAGCCAAAGTGGTAAACGAAGCGATTGGCGCACTGCGGATTAAAGTTGGACACGAACACGGCGCGGCCGACGGCTATTTTGTCGATGAATGGAAACCGCTGTGGGTAGTCGATTTTCCCATGTTCGAATACGACGAAGAGGAAAACCGCTACACCGCGATGCACCACCCGTTCACATCGCCCAAAGCGGGGCATGAAGATTTGATGGAAACGCAGCCTGAAAACTGCCTAGCCCGCGCCTACGACATGGTGCTCAACGGCTGGGAAATCGGCGGAGGCTCCATCCGTATCCACCGCGCCGAAGTGCAGGAAAAAGTGTTCGCTGCGCTGAAAATCACCCCCGAAGAGCAGCAAAACAAATTTGGCTTCCTGCTGGATAATTTGAAATTCGGCGCGCCACCACACGGCGGTTTGGCATTTGGCTTAGACCGCTTGGTAACGCTGATGGCGGGCGCAGAGTCTATCCGCGATGTGATTGCCTTCCCCAAAACGCAACGTGCCCAAGACTTGCTGGTGGACGCGCCCAACAGCGTGGACGAGAAACAGTTGCGCGAACTCAGCCTGCGCCTGCGCGTGAAAGCGGCGGAGAGCAAAGAAGCGTAA
- the iscA gene encoding iron-sulfur cluster assembly protein IscA yields MITITENAVKQIRKFLTNRGKGEGIRIGVKTSGCSGMAYTLEFVDEIQPEDQVFEQDGVKVFIDPKSMVYLDGTQVDFAKEGLQEGFKFENPNAKESCGCGESFHV; encoded by the coding sequence ATGATTACCATCACCGAAAATGCGGTTAAACAAATCCGCAAATTTCTTACCAATCGTGGCAAAGGCGAGGGCATTCGCATCGGCGTGAAAACCAGCGGCTGCTCGGGCATGGCATACACGCTTGAATTTGTGGATGAAATCCAGCCCGAAGACCAAGTGTTTGAGCAAGACGGCGTGAAAGTGTTTATTGACCCCAAAAGCATGGTTTACTTGGACGGCACGCAAGTGGACTTTGCCAAAGAGGGCTTGCAAGAGGGGTTTAAGTTTGAAAACCCCAACGCCAAAGAAAGCTGCGGCTGCGGGGAAAGTTTCCACGTTTAA
- the iscU gene encoding Fe-S cluster assembly scaffold IscU → MAYSNKVIDHYENPRNVGTFNKDDSDVGTGMVGAPACGDVMRLQIKVNDAGIIEDAKFKTYGCGSAIASSSLITEWVKGKSLDDALAIKNSEIAEELELPPVKIHCSILAEDAVKAAVADYRKKQGA, encoded by the coding sequence ATGGCATACAGCAACAAAGTCATTGACCATTACGAAAACCCCCGCAACGTGGGCACATTCAACAAAGACGACAGCGATGTCGGCACCGGCATGGTGGGCGCGCCCGCCTGCGGCGACGTGATGCGCCTGCAAATCAAGGTAAACGATGCGGGTATCATTGAAGACGCCAAATTCAAAACCTACGGCTGCGGCTCGGCAATCGCCTCTTCCAGCCTGATTACCGAATGGGTGAAAGGCAAAAGTCTGGACGATGCGCTGGCGATTAAAAACAGCGAAATTGCCGAAGAATTGGAACTGCCGCCCGTGAAAATCCACTGCTCCATTTTGGCGGAAGACGCGGTGAAAGCGGCGGTGGCGGATTACCGCAAAAAGCAAGGCGCATGA
- a CDS encoding IscS subfamily cysteine desulfurase produces MTTPQRPIYLDYAATTPLDPRVLEKMLPYLTDKFGNPASSSHAYGWEAEEAVEEARAHIAALINADPKEIIFTSGATESDNLAIKGAAQFYKTKGKHLITVKTEHKAVLDTMREMERQGFEVTYLGVKENGLIDLDELKAAIRPDTILVSVMWVNNEIGVIQDIPTIGKICREHKIVFHVDAAQACGKTPVDVEAGNIDLLSMSAHKIYGPKGIGALYVRRKPRVRLEAQMHGGGHERGFRSGTLPTHQIVGMGEAFRIAKQDLDKDIAHALKLRQIFLDGIAGIEEVYINGDLEHRVATNLNVSFNFVEGESLIMAVKEIAVSSGSACTSASLEPSYVLRALGRNDELAHSSLRITFGRMTSEEDMKFAAELIKSKIGKLRELSPLWEMFKEGVDLNTVEWAAH; encoded by the coding sequence ATGACCACGCCCCAACGCCCCATCTACCTAGACTACGCCGCCACCACCCCGCTGGATCCGCGCGTGCTGGAAAAAATGCTGCCCTATCTCACCGATAAATTCGGCAACCCCGCATCCAGCAGCCACGCCTACGGCTGGGAAGCCGAAGAAGCGGTGGAAGAAGCCCGCGCCCACATCGCCGCGCTCATCAACGCCGACCCCAAAGAAATCATCTTCACCAGCGGCGCAACCGAATCCGACAACCTCGCCATCAAAGGCGCGGCCCAGTTCTACAAAACCAAAGGCAAGCACCTGATTACCGTTAAAACCGAACACAAAGCCGTGTTGGACACCATGCGCGAAATGGAACGCCAAGGCTTTGAAGTAACCTATCTGGGCGTAAAAGAAAACGGCCTGATTGATTTGGACGAACTCAAAGCCGCCATCCGCCCCGACACCATTCTGGTTTCCGTGATGTGGGTGAACAACGAAATCGGCGTGATTCAAGACATCCCCACCATCGGCAAAATCTGCCGTGAACACAAAATCGTGTTCCATGTGGATGCCGCCCAAGCCTGCGGCAAAACGCCCGTGGACGTAGAAGCAGGCAATATTGACCTGCTTTCCATGTCTGCCCACAAAATCTACGGTCCCAAAGGCATCGGCGCATTGTATGTGCGCCGCAAACCCCGCGTGCGCCTAGAAGCGCAAATGCACGGTGGCGGGCACGAGCGCGGCTTTCGCAGCGGCACCTTGCCCACCCACCAAATCGTTGGCATGGGCGAAGCCTTCCGCATCGCCAAACAAGATTTAGACAAAGACATCGCCCACGCGCTCAAACTGCGCCAAATTTTCTTGGACGGCATCGCGGGCATCGAAGAAGTGTATATCAACGGCGATTTGGAACACCGCGTCGCCACCAATTTGAACGTGAGCTTCAACTTTGTGGAAGGCGAAAGCCTGATTATGGCGGTGAAAGAAATCGCCGTATCCAGCGGCTCGGCTTGCACGTCCGCCAGCCTAGAACCCAGCTACGTTTTGCGCGCGTTGGGGCGCAACGACGAACTCGCCCATTCATCGCTACGCATCACATTCGGGCGCATGACCAGCGAAGAAGACATGAAATTTGCTGCCGAATTGATTAAATCCAAAATCGGCAAACTGCGCGAATTATCGCCGCTATGGGAGATGTTTAAAGAAGGGGTGGATTTGAACACGGTGGAATGGGCGGCACATTGA
- a CDS encoding Fe-S cluster assembly transcription factor, which translates to MRLTTKGRFAVTAMVDLAMNAQNNAVKLNAISERQKISLSYLEQLFSKLRRAGLVESVRGPGGGYVLGKPAGQINIAQIITAAEDRLDATQCSGKADCHGGAPCITHNLWESLNHTIHNHLSSVTLAHLIAQDQTPKEHVVTLTHIHV; encoded by the coding sequence ATGAGATTAACCACCAAAGGACGTTTCGCCGTAACCGCCATGGTTGATTTGGCGATGAACGCGCAAAACAACGCCGTCAAACTCAACGCCATCAGCGAACGCCAAAAAATCTCACTTTCCTATTTGGAACAACTGTTCAGCAAGCTGCGGCGCGCAGGATTAGTGGAAAGCGTGCGCGGGCCGGGCGGCGGCTATGTGCTGGGCAAACCCGCCGGCCAAATCAACATCGCCCAAATCATCACCGCCGCCGAAGATAGGCTAGATGCCACCCAATGCAGCGGCAAAGCCGATTGCCACGGCGGCGCGCCCTGCATCACCCACAACCTATGGGAAAGCCTGAACCACACCATCCACAACCATTTAAGCAGCGTAACCCTCGCCCACCTCATCGCCCAAGACCAAACGCCCAAAGAACACGTGGTAACGCTCACCCATATCCACGTTTGA
- the xerD gene encoding site-specific tyrosine recombinase XerD, which produces MPTADLNADLDCITRLLDHLWLQERLSQNTLDAYRRDLTKIATRLANEHSSLKTTDAVQLAAAIYVAQEQPRSQARALSACKRLYAWLEETGQRSDNPCRDLRTAKQARTLPPIITEQHITDLLNAPDTETPHGLRDKALLELIYATGLRVSEAVGLQLNEINLQSGMVNTIGKGDKQRIVPMGEEAVYWLEHYLQHARPALLKNARCEAVFVSQKKTGISRQLAWMAVSRYAEQAGMPHISPHDLRHAFATHLVNHGADLRVVQTLLGHADIATTQIYTHVANERLKQVVDKFHPRAKG; this is translated from the coding sequence ATGCCCACCGCCGATTTAAATGCCGATTTAGATTGCATCACCCGCCTGCTAGACCACCTTTGGCTGCAAGAGCGCCTATCGCAAAACACGCTGGATGCCTACCGCCGCGATTTGACCAAAATCGCCACGCGGCTGGCAAACGAACACAGCAGTCTGAAAACCACCGATGCCGTGCAACTGGCGGCCGCGATTTACGTTGCCCAAGAGCAGCCGCGCTCGCAAGCCCGCGCCCTATCCGCCTGCAAACGGCTCTACGCATGGCTGGAAGAAACCGGGCAGCGCAGCGACAACCCCTGCCGCGATTTGCGCACCGCCAAGCAAGCGCGCACCCTGCCGCCCATCATCACCGAGCAACACATCACCGACCTGCTCAACGCGCCCGACACCGAAACGCCGCACGGCCTGCGCGACAAAGCCCTGCTGGAACTCATCTACGCCACAGGTTTGCGCGTGAGCGAAGCGGTGGGGCTGCAATTAAACGAAATCAACCTGCAAAGCGGCATGGTGAACACCATCGGCAAGGGCGACAAACAGCGCATCGTGCCGATGGGCGAAGAAGCGGTTTACTGGCTGGAACACTATCTGCAACACGCCCGCCCCGCGTTGTTGAAAAACGCCCGCTGCGAAGCCGTATTCGTGTCACAAAAGAAAACGGGCATCAGCCGCCAACTGGCCTGGATGGCGGTTTCGCGCTACGCCGAGCAAGCAGGCATGCCGCATATTTCGCCGCACGATTTGCGCCACGCCTTTGCCACGCATTTGGTGAACCACGGCGCCGATTTGCGCGTGGTGCAAACACTGCTGGGGCACGCCGACATCGCCACCACGCAAATCTACACCCACGTTGCCAACGAACGCTTGAAGCAAGTGGTGGACAAATTTCATCCGCGCGCCAAAGGATAG
- a CDS encoding L-lactate permease, protein MSIFLSIFPILLLIVLMIGVKLPGDKSAVLAVLSAVLIAIFAVPNVSGFTPPQGYGASYVGWAFVEGILKAVFPILIIILMALFSYNILLESKQIEVIKQQFTNISSDKRIQVLLIVWGFGGLLEGMAGFGTAVAIPAAILIGLGFSPRFSALVSLIGNSVATGFGAVGVPVITLAKEVFGSEVTAQQTQALAGNVIFQLFALMFLVPFVILLLTDTSKKYIVPNIMLAAVVGGLSLAVQFCAAYFIGAETPAILGSISCIVFIVLYAKMTEKKDPDAKPLTLGQMGKAWAVYGFILVFILLASPLSGPISTFLKTTLVSKIHLPIYAEGKTFNFGWLSNAGLMLFLGAFIGGLVQGVSAGKQFQILGATLKKMKASGITIISLVAMSAIMSHSSMIVVIADGLVNATGNFYPLFAPLVGAIGTFATGSDTSSNILFGKLQAAVADKIGVNKAWLAAANTAGATGGKIISPQSIAIAAAACEQQGQEGAFLRSAMPYAAAYVLIAGITVYCFAALAL, encoded by the coding sequence ATGAGCATTTTTCTCTCCATTTTCCCCATTTTATTACTGATTGTTTTGATGATAGGCGTGAAGCTGCCGGGCGACAAAAGCGCGGTGCTGGCGGTTTTGTCTGCCGTGCTGATTGCGATTTTTGCCGTGCCAAACGTGAGCGGCTTCACCCCGCCGCAAGGCTACGGCGCAAGCTATGTGGGCTGGGCGTTTGTGGAAGGCATTTTAAAAGCCGTGTTCCCCATTTTAATCATTATTTTGATGGCGTTGTTCAGCTACAATATTTTGCTGGAAAGCAAGCAAATTGAAGTGATTAAACAACAGTTTACCAATATTTCCAGCGATAAGCGCATTCAGGTGTTGCTGATTGTGTGGGGCTTTGGTGGCTTGCTGGAAGGTATGGCGGGCTTTGGCACAGCGGTGGCGATTCCTGCGGCTATTTTAATCGGCTTGGGCTTTTCACCACGCTTTTCGGCGCTGGTTTCGTTGATTGGCAACAGCGTGGCAACGGGCTTTGGCGCGGTGGGCGTGCCGGTGATTACCTTGGCAAAAGAGGTGTTTGGCTCGGAAGTTACCGCGCAGCAAACGCAAGCCTTGGCGGGTAATGTGATTTTTCAATTGTTTGCGCTGATGTTTTTGGTGCCATTTGTGATTTTGCTGCTCACCGATACGTCTAAAAAATACATCGTGCCCAATATCATGCTGGCAGCGGTGGTGGGCGGCTTGTCGCTGGCGGTGCAATTTTGCGCGGCGTATTTTATCGGCGCGGAAACGCCGGCCATTTTGGGCAGCATTTCCTGCATCGTGTTCATCGTGTTATACGCCAAAATGACCGAGAAAAAAGACCCCGATGCCAAACCGCTTACCCTTGGGCAAATGGGCAAAGCGTGGGCGGTGTACGGCTTTATTTTGGTATTTATTTTGTTGGCAAGCCCGCTGTCTGGCCCGATTAGCACGTTTTTGAAAACGACTTTGGTGAGCAAAATTCATTTGCCGATTTACGCCGAAGGCAAAACGTTTAACTTCGGCTGGCTGTCTAACGCGGGCTTGATGCTGTTCCTCGGCGCGTTTATCGGCGGCTTGGTGCAAGGCGTGTCGGCGGGCAAACAGTTCCAAATTTTGGGCGCAACGCTGAAAAAAATGAAAGCATCGGGCATCACCATCATCAGCTTGGTTGCCATGAGCGCGATTATGAGCCACAGCAGCATGATTGTGGTGATTGCCGACGGCTTGGTAAACGCCACGGGCAATTTTTATCCGCTGTTTGCGCCTTTGGTGGGGGCAATCGGCACGTTTGCCACAGGTAGCGATACTTCGTCTAACATCTTGTTTGGCAAGCTGCAAGCGGCGGTTGCCGACAAAATTGGCGTAAACAAAGCATGGCTGGCGGCGGCAAACACCGCTGGCGCAACAGGCGGCAAAATCATTTCGCCGCAAAGCATTGCCATCGCCGCTGCGGCGTGCGAGCAGCAAGGGCAAGAAGGCGCGTTTTTGCGCTCCGCCATGCCTTATGCCGCGGCTTATGTGTTGATTGCGGGGATTACCGTTTACTGTTTTGCCGCGCTGGCGTTGTGA
- the glmS gene encoding glutamine--fructose-6-phosphate transaminase (isomerizing) — translation MCGIVGAIRAQNNVVDFLTDGLKRLEYRGYDSSGIAVLSEGKIKRVRRVGRVALMEQAAQEKGLFGNIGIGHTRWATHGGVTEPNAHPHISGGTIAVVHNGIIENFEAERSRLQGLGYAFESQTDTEVIAHAVNHEYQRNGRDLFAAVQAACQNFHGAYAIAVIAQDNAQNMVVARMGCPLLVALGERETFIASDVSAVISFTRKISYLEDGDVALLSENGIEKLVDKTGKAAQRAVKTSELSLASLELGPYSHFMQKEIHEQPRAVADTAEVFLESGFIPSNFGATAEQVFQDIDSIKILACGTSFYAAATSKYWLESIAKIPTDVEIASEYRYRDVIANPKQLVITISQSGETLDTMEALKYAQSLGHQHSLSICNVMESALPRASELVFYTRAGAEIGVASTKAFTTQLVALFGLAVTLGKMRGRVNEGQAQAYLDELRALPGSVQHALNLEPQITAWSEKFAKKTSALFLGRGIHYPIALEGALKLKEITYIHAEAYPAGELKHGPLALVDENMPVVVVAPKDGLLDKVKANMQEVRARGGELFVFTDLDSDFEPAEHVHIIRAPRHVGVLSPIVHTVPVQLLAYHTALARGTDVDKPRNLAKSVTVE, via the coding sequence ATGTGCGGTATCGTTGGCGCCATCCGCGCCCAAAACAATGTGGTCGATTTTCTAACCGACGGCTTAAAACGCCTTGAATACCGCGGCTATGACTCATCAGGCATCGCCGTGCTCAGTGAAGGCAAAATCAAACGCGTGCGCCGCGTAGGGCGCGTTGCCCTGATGGAGCAAGCCGCCCAAGAAAAAGGCTTGTTCGGCAACATCGGCATCGGGCACACCCGCTGGGCAACCCACGGCGGCGTAACCGAGCCCAACGCCCATCCGCATATTTCGGGCGGCACAATCGCCGTGGTGCACAACGGCATCATTGAAAACTTTGAAGCCGAGCGCAGCCGCCTGCAAGGCTTGGGCTATGCGTTTGAATCGCAAACCGACACCGAAGTCATCGCCCACGCCGTCAACCACGAATACCAACGCAACGGGCGCGATTTGTTTGCCGCCGTTCAGGCTGCCTGCCAAAACTTCCACGGCGCGTATGCCATCGCCGTTATCGCGCAAGACAACGCGCAAAACATGGTGGTCGCCCGCATGGGCTGCCCGCTGCTGGTTGCCTTGGGCGAGCGCGAAACCTTTATCGCCTCCGATGTTTCCGCCGTGATTTCGTTCACGCGCAAAATCAGCTATTTGGAAGACGGCGACGTTGCCCTGCTGAGCGAAAACGGCATTGAAAAGCTGGTGGACAAAACAGGCAAAGCCGCCCAACGCGCGGTGAAAACGTCCGAGCTGTCGCTGGCATCGTTGGAGCTGGGGCCTTATAGCCACTTCATGCAAAAAGAAATCCACGAGCAGCCCCGTGCCGTTGCCGACACCGCCGAAGTGTTCCTTGAAAGCGGCTTTATCCCTAGCAATTTCGGCGCAACCGCCGAGCAAGTGTTTCAAGACATTGACAGCATCAAAATACTGGCGTGCGGCACATCGTTTTACGCCGCCGCCACCAGCAAATATTGGCTGGAAAGCATCGCCAAAATCCCCACCGATGTGGAAATTGCCAGCGAATACCGCTACCGCGATGTGATTGCCAACCCCAAGCAACTGGTGATTACCATCTCGCAATCGGGCGAAACGCTGGACACGATGGAAGCCCTGAAATACGCGCAATCGCTGGGGCATCAACACAGCTTGTCCATTTGCAATGTGATGGAATCGGCACTGCCTCGCGCCAGCGAATTGGTGTTTTACACCCGCGCGGGGGCAGAAATTGGCGTGGCATCCACCAAAGCGTTTACCACGCAACTGGTTGCGCTGTTTGGCTTGGCGGTTACGCTGGGCAAAATGCGCGGCAGGGTAAACGAGGGGCAGGCGCAGGCTTATTTGGATGAACTGCGCGCCTTACCGGGCAGCGTGCAACACGCGCTGAACCTTGAACCGCAAATCACCGCGTGGTCGGAAAAATTTGCCAAGAAAACCAGCGCGTTATTTTTGGGGCGTGGCATTCATTACCCCATCGCGCTAGAAGGTGCGTTGAAGCTGAAAGAAATCACCTACATCCACGCCGAAGCCTACCCCGCAGGCGAGTTGAAACACGGGCCACTCGCTCTGGTGGACGAAAATATGCCTGTGGTGGTGGTTGCGCCCAAAGACGGCTTGCTGGATAAGGTGAAAGCCAATATGCAGGAAGTGCGCGCGCGTGGCGGCGAATTGTTTGTGTTCACCGATTTGGACAGCGATTTTGAGCCGGCGGAGCACGTACACATTATTCGTGCGCCGCGCCATGTGGGCGTGTTGTCGCCGATTGTACACACCGTTCCCGTGCAGCTTTTGGCGTATCACACCGCGCTGGCACGCGGCACGGATGTGGACAAACCGCGCAATCTGGCGAAATCGGTAACGGTGGAATAA